A DNA window from Methylocystis heyeri contains the following coding sequences:
- a CDS encoding SDR family oxidoreductase codes for MPEPGYSNKTAIVTGASKGIGAAIARRLAADGFQTIVNYASSPAEAEAVVSTIIAAGGRARAVRADVADPAAVSMLFDEAESAFGPVDVLVNNAGIMKNAPLAEVTDADFQRLIAVNLTGAFNGMREAARRLRDGGRIVNFSTSIIGYYLPAHGVYAATKAAVEALTHTLAKELGGRGITVNAVAPGPVATEMLLTGRPPELIQRVVDDIPLGRVGEPDDIARVVSFLAGVESGWINGQVIRVNGGRN; via the coding sequence ATGCCCGAACCCGGATATTCGAACAAAACGGCAATTGTGACGGGGGCTTCGAAGGGCATCGGGGCGGCGATCGCGCGGCGCCTCGCCGCGGATGGCTTTCAGACCATCGTCAATTACGCCTCCAGTCCGGCAGAGGCCGAGGCAGTCGTCTCCACGATAATTGCCGCGGGCGGGCGCGCCAGGGCCGTCCGCGCGGATGTCGCCGATCCCGCGGCCGTCAGCATGTTGTTCGACGAGGCCGAGTCCGCCTTCGGACCCGTGGATGTGCTGGTGAACAACGCCGGGATCATGAAGAACGCTCCATTGGCCGAAGTTACGGACGCGGACTTCCAACGCCTGATCGCGGTAAACCTCACAGGCGCGTTCAACGGCATGCGCGAAGCGGCGCGGCGCTTGCGCGACGGCGGGCGGATCGTAAATTTTTCAACCAGCATCATCGGCTATTATCTGCCTGCGCATGGCGTCTATGCGGCGACCAAGGCGGCCGTCGAAGCGCTGACGCATACGCTCGCCAAGGAGCTCGGCGGGCGCGGCATTACCGTCAATGCGGTCGCGCCCGGACCGGTGGCCACGGAGATGCTTCTGACCGGCCGGCCCCCCGAACTGATTCAGCGCGTGGTCGACGATATTCCGCTGGGACGCGTCGGTGAGCCCGACGATATCGCCCGCGTGGTCTCTTTCCTCGCCGGCGTCGAAAGCGGATGGATCAACGGCCAGGTGATCAGGGTCAACGGCGGGCGCAATTGA
- a CDS encoding arylsulfatase has translation MSQAKKPNILILWGDDIGWWNISYNNRGQMGYRTPNIDRIANEGLAFTDYYGQQSCTAGRAAFITGQNPIRTGLTKVGMPGADVGLQAEDPTIAELLKPLGYRTGQFGKNHLGDKDKFLPTLHGFDEFFGNLYHLNAEEEPEDPDYPKGDEFKKLYGPRGVLHSWADGQGGQRVEDTGPLTKKRMETIDDEVTEQALRFIDEAHKSGEPFFLWYNTTGMHFRTHSAAKHRGKSNGQGEYNDVMVAHDEHIGQMLNKLDELGLADDTIVFYSTDNGPHYNSWPDAGITPFRSEKNTNWEGGWRVPAFVRWPHRFKAGGVLNDIVSHQDWMPTLLAAAGEPNIVDKARAGYTAGDKTFKVCLDGFDMLPYFAGETDHSPRRFFFYISDDGDILALRMDDWKVVLMEQRAKALACWFEPFVHLRAPKIFNLRRDPFERADENSNTYWDWLLSHVYIMYAMQGVVAKQIESFVEFPPRQKPASFNLDSVLRKLQEANSSANH, from the coding sequence ATGTCGCAGGCGAAAAAGCCGAACATCCTCATTCTATGGGGAGACGACATCGGCTGGTGGAACATCAGCTACAACAACCGCGGGCAAATGGGCTACCGCACGCCCAACATCGATCGGATCGCCAACGAGGGGCTGGCGTTCACGGATTATTACGGCCAGCAGAGCTGCACGGCCGGACGGGCGGCCTTCATCACCGGCCAGAATCCCATCCGCACCGGGCTGACGAAAGTCGGCATGCCGGGCGCGGACGTCGGACTGCAGGCGGAGGACCCGACCATTGCCGAGCTCTTGAAACCTCTGGGCTACCGGACGGGACAATTCGGCAAGAACCATCTCGGCGACAAGGACAAGTTCCTTCCCACGCTGCATGGCTTCGACGAATTTTTCGGCAATCTTTATCACCTCAACGCGGAAGAGGAGCCGGAGGACCCGGACTATCCGAAGGGCGACGAATTCAAGAAACTTTACGGACCGCGCGGGGTCCTGCACAGCTGGGCGGACGGCCAGGGCGGACAAAGGGTCGAGGACACCGGGCCGCTCACGAAGAAGCGCATGGAAACCATCGACGACGAAGTGACGGAGCAGGCGCTTCGTTTCATCGACGAGGCGCATAAGTCCGGCGAGCCGTTCTTTCTCTGGTACAACACCACAGGGATGCATTTCCGCACCCACAGCGCCGCAAAGCACAGAGGTAAAAGCAACGGCCAGGGCGAATACAACGACGTCATGGTCGCGCATGACGAGCACATCGGTCAGATGCTGAACAAGCTCGACGAGCTCGGCCTCGCCGACGACACGATCGTCTTCTACTCGACCGACAACGGTCCGCATTACAATTCCTGGCCGGACGCCGGCATAACGCCCTTCCGCTCGGAGAAAAACACCAATTGGGAGGGCGGCTGGCGCGTGCCCGCCTTCGTGCGTTGGCCGCACCGGTTCAAGGCGGGCGGCGTGCTCAACGACATCGTCAGCCATCAGGACTGGATGCCGACGTTGCTCGCTGCCGCCGGAGAGCCGAACATCGTGGATAAAGCGCGTGCGGGCTACACGGCGGGCGACAAGACCTTCAAAGTCTGCCTCGACGGCTTCGACATGCTTCCCTATTTCGCCGGCGAGACCGACCACAGTCCGCGGCGATTCTTCTTTTACATCAGCGACGACGGCGACATCCTCGCCCTGCGCATGGACGATTGGAAAGTCGTCCTGATGGAGCAGCGGGCGAAGGCTTTGGCGTGCTGGTTCGAACCCTTCGTCCATCTGAGGGCGCCGAAAATATTCAATCTCCGGCGCGATCCTTTCGAACGGGCGGACGAAAATTCAAATACCTATTGGGATTGGCTGCTGTCGCATGTCTACATCATGTATGCGATGCAGGGCGTCGTCGCCAAGCAGATCGAATCCTTCGTGGAATTCCCGCCGCGTCAGAAACCTGCTTCGTTCAATCTCGATTCGGTGTTGCGAAAACTGCAGGAGGCGAACAGCAGCGCCAATCACTAG